The following proteins come from a genomic window of Tindallia californiensis:
- a CDS encoding thiamine pyrophosphate-dependent enzyme, producing MSDKEKTIMTGNQAIARGFYEAGGLVAASYPGSPTVEILETANQYPEIDAAFSINEKVALETAIGASFAGVRAMVSMKHVGVNIAADPLLTFTQTPVRGGFLLVSGDDPGMHSSQNEQDNRNLAKFANMAVVVPGNSQEAKDYTKKALELSEKYAMPMMLQITSRACHSRCLVETGEREEAIQDEFPRDVPSYAMIPPNTFDKQYAMKERLEQIVADGEAEKWCQMEEAYQAETLIVTAGLPYYHLKEIEEKLKPVSILKLGMVYPLPLNHLKELIQPYKQVIVIEEMTPFIENELALANISCEGKKYFSFTGELGDQEILTGLRNAGLAREMSVVSRQEEEMEKEKVTPRPPLFCPGCPHRPVFDILKKSKVMVNNDIGCYSMGLFPPFEVSHSLISMGATIGISTGMLKANRKAGREIPLVSVIGDGTFFHSGMPGMVNLMDHLEPEDNLTIILLDNGTTAMTGGQKNASTGKRMPEAEKHIHIPSLIKEMGIEEVQILDQFRYKETSAAVKKAIKTPGVSVLVMTRPCALHFKIKEPVFYVEPETCIGCRTCIKTNCPPLRMKKYEGQEKEKSSIDPSMCVGCSICAQVCPVNAIKRREGGGTNEGN from the coding sequence ATGAGCGATAAAGAAAAAACAATCATGACAGGAAATCAGGCAATTGCCCGTGGATTTTATGAAGCAGGTGGTTTAGTGGCAGCCAGCTATCCTGGTTCGCCGACGGTGGAAATACTGGAAACGGCTAACCAATATCCGGAGATAGATGCTGCCTTCTCGATTAATGAGAAAGTTGCTCTGGAAACAGCGATTGGCGCTTCTTTTGCTGGAGTCAGGGCAATGGTCAGCATGAAGCATGTAGGCGTAAATATTGCGGCAGATCCACTGTTGACGTTTACTCAAACTCCAGTAAGAGGTGGATTTTTGTTAGTATCCGGGGATGATCCGGGAATGCACAGTTCTCAAAATGAGCAGGATAACCGAAATCTTGCAAAGTTTGCCAATATGGCGGTGGTTGTACCTGGAAATAGTCAGGAAGCAAAGGATTATACTAAAAAAGCCTTGGAGCTTAGCGAAAAATATGCCATGCCAATGATGCTGCAAATCACCAGTCGAGCGTGTCATAGTCGTTGTTTAGTGGAAACGGGAGAAAGGGAGGAAGCAATTCAGGATGAATTTCCCCGGGACGTACCATCCTATGCCATGATTCCGCCGAATACCTTTGATAAACAATATGCAATGAAGGAGCGTTTGGAACAGATAGTTGCCGATGGCGAAGCCGAGAAGTGGTGTCAGATGGAAGAAGCCTATCAGGCAGAGACGCTGATTGTTACAGCGGGATTGCCTTACTATCATCTGAAAGAAATAGAGGAAAAACTGAAACCTGTAAGCATCTTGAAATTAGGAATGGTATATCCATTACCCTTAAATCACTTAAAAGAACTGATCCAACCATATAAGCAAGTGATTGTTATTGAAGAAATGACTCCTTTTATTGAAAATGAATTAGCTTTGGCAAACATCTCTTGTGAAGGAAAAAAATACTTTTCCTTTACAGGAGAGCTAGGTGATCAAGAAATTTTGACCGGCCTTCGAAATGCTGGATTAGCCAGAGAAATGAGCGTTGTAAGTCGTCAAGAAGAAGAAATGGAGAAAGAAAAAGTGACGCCAAGACCCCCTTTGTTTTGTCCGGGATGTCCTCATCGGCCGGTGTTTGATATTTTGAAAAAGAGTAAGGTGATGGTGAATAACGACATTGGATGTTATTCGATGGGGCTGTTTCCTCCTTTTGAGGTATCTCATTCATTGATTAGCATGGGAGCAACCATTGGTATATCGACAGGAATGTTAAAAGCCAATCGAAAAGCAGGAAGAGAGATACCTCTGGTCTCGGTAATTGGTGACGGAACTTTTTTTCACTCTGGAATGCCGGGCATGGTAAATCTTATGGACCATTTAGAGCCGGAAGATAACTTAACGATTATTCTGTTAGACAATGGAACTACGGCGATGACCGGTGGTCAAAAAAATGCATCTACTGGAAAAAGAATGCCAGAAGCGGAAAAACATATTCATATTCCTTCCCTAATAAAGGAGATGGGGATTGAAGAGGTGCAGATACTGGATCAATTCCGATATAAAGAAACCAGCGCTGCTGTTAAAAAAGCTATTAAAACACCAGGTGTATCCGTACTGGTAATGACACGACCCTGTGCTCTTCATTTCAAAATTAAAGAACCGGTATTTTATGTGGAGCCGGAAACCTGTATTGGATGTAGAACCTGTATTAAAACCAACTGTCCTCCTCTTCGAATGAAAAAGTATGAAGGACAAGAAAAAGAAAAATCATCCATTGATCCCTCTATGTGCGTTGGATGTTCTATTTGCGCACAAGTATGTCCGGTAAATGCGATTAAGCGTAGAGAAGGGGGAGGTACTAATGAAGGCAATTAA
- a CDS encoding indolepyruvate oxidoreductase subunit beta, with amino-acid sequence MKAINVLIAGIGGQGLVMTTELICQAAFGEGYDIKSNDVIGLAQRGGRVWGSVRIGKNIYSPNIPEGEVNLLLGIEPMEALRWQFDLKTEAKILLNQHQVYPTIVQQEQAVYPEKEIQQMLEKFDSLALDAFKEARECGNEKAANTLMVGGISHFLPISEEGWLKAIKRTYPEKLQAVNEKVWKKGRDIAQQSEFV; translated from the coding sequence ATGAAGGCAATTAATGTTTTGATTGCAGGAATTGGAGGCCAGGGGCTTGTGATGACAACAGAATTGATCTGTCAGGCAGCTTTTGGAGAAGGGTATGATATAAAGAGTAACGATGTGATAGGATTAGCTCAGCGTGGCGGTCGTGTTTGGGGATCTGTCCGAATTGGAAAGAATATTTACTCTCCTAATATACCGGAAGGAGAAGTGAATCTGCTGCTAGGCATTGAACCGATGGAAGCCCTGCGCTGGCAGTTTGACCTGAAGACGGAGGCGAAAATACTGTTAAACCAACATCAGGTATACCCTACTATCGTGCAGCAGGAACAAGCCGTATATCCTGAAAAAGAAATTCAACAAATGCTGGAAAAGTTTGACAGTCTAGCCTTGGATGCCTTTAAAGAAGCGAGAGAATGTGGCAATGAAAAAGCGGCAAACACGCTAATGGTAGGTGGTATCTCTCATTTTCTTCCAATAAGTGAAGAAGGATGGCTGAAGGCTATTAAACGAACTTACCCGGAAAAATTGCAGGCAGTAAATGAAAAAGTATGGAAAAAAGGTCGAGACATCGCTCAGCAGTCAGAATTTGTTTAA
- a CDS encoding methyl-accepting chemotaxis protein, with protein MNVLKRSLFVKLMSCLILAGVIIFGIQIVISSTYYGDNMRNEAENYLKEKLRAEAGFLNAELLISETASENIAALVSNDKSNDESLLFDYFETVMQSNQMIVGGGVWMEPGKYVEDQKYYGPFLYLDNDSIVVSWEYSDQDGDYFQYEWYQDGLGDESVWSEPYVDPISKVPMITISSPVKRNNQTIGVVTLDIGLDKMQEHISGLTIGENGQAFLISYQGDFVVNEAIENPMGTKITDLESSLSEVGDLVVSDRQPGLISTSIDNESNLLSYQEVGTSGLKLILTLPESELGITQSVINSSIISVVAMLIFMLIIYIAIKKLILKYLKMAVEHAEKVAAGNLKAELPDEFVQREDEFGRLGSSLKNMTENLREIIAQIQSMAQRVATYSEELSVSGSEVGKAAEEVGTAIQTVADGAGNQSMRLEATARNINGLGSEVQGVEKQAQEMNRVSKEVLEEIKNGQNSIDESIDQISEVKEDTKEVGVVIERLGKRSEEIGKIVELIQNVSNQTNLLALNAAIEAARAGEAGKGFSVVADEIRKLAEESSKATVNIDELISIIQKDVNSAVEKMGTSADKVNQSSVKINENGAIFDRISQEISHLIDTIFESVEKIHQVAETSRSIESEVNTINGISQDFAENSEVVAASSEEQIASTEEIVSSAKKLTEMAEDLAQTSNKFTI; from the coding sequence GTGAATGTATTGAAAAGAAGCTTGTTTGTAAAACTAATGAGTTGCCTGATATTAGCTGGAGTTATTATTTTTGGGATACAAATAGTTATCAGTAGCACTTATTATGGCGATAATATGAGAAATGAAGCTGAAAATTATCTAAAAGAAAAACTGAGAGCGGAGGCTGGATTTCTTAATGCGGAGCTCCTTATAAGTGAGACAGCATCAGAGAATATTGCGGCGCTGGTTTCAAATGATAAGAGCAACGATGAGTCACTGCTATTTGATTATTTTGAGACGGTGATGCAAAGCAATCAAATGATTGTTGGTGGCGGGGTATGGATGGAACCGGGTAAATATGTAGAAGACCAGAAGTATTATGGTCCGTTCTTATATTTGGACAATGACTCTATCGTAGTTTCGTGGGAGTATAGCGATCAAGATGGAGATTATTTTCAATATGAGTGGTATCAAGACGGGCTAGGTGACGAATCCGTATGGTCTGAACCTTATGTTGATCCAATTTCAAAGGTGCCGATGATTACCATTTCCTCACCAGTAAAAAGAAATAATCAGACTATCGGTGTGGTGACACTGGATATTGGTTTAGATAAGATGCAGGAACATATAAGTGGGTTAACCATAGGGGAAAATGGACAGGCGTTTTTAATAAGCTATCAAGGTGATTTTGTCGTTAATGAAGCCATTGAAAATCCAATGGGTACTAAAATAACAGATTTGGAGAGTTCTTTATCAGAGGTTGGAGATCTTGTTGTGAGCGATAGACAACCAGGGTTGATCAGTACATCGATTGATAATGAAAGCAACTTACTGTCTTATCAGGAGGTAGGTACTAGTGGTTTGAAATTAATTCTGACGCTACCTGAGTCGGAGCTAGGAATTACACAAAGTGTTATTAACTCTTCTATCATTTCGGTTGTTGCGATGCTTATTTTTATGCTGATTATCTATATAGCTATTAAAAAACTAATCCTTAAGTACTTGAAGATGGCTGTGGAACACGCAGAAAAAGTTGCAGCAGGAAATCTTAAAGCAGAGCTGCCTGACGAATTTGTTCAAAGAGAAGATGAATTTGGACGGTTAGGATCTTCTTTAAAGAACATGACTGAAAATTTAAGAGAAATCATTGCTCAAATACAGTCGATGGCACAGAGGGTAGCTACCTATAGTGAAGAGTTGTCTGTTTCTGGAAGTGAAGTTGGCAAAGCGGCAGAAGAAGTTGGAACAGCTATTCAAACTGTTGCTGATGGAGCTGGAAATCAGTCAATGAGATTGGAAGCTACAGCTCGAAATATAAACGGGCTAGGTTCTGAGGTTCAAGGAGTTGAAAAACAGGCTCAAGAGATGAATCGAGTTTCAAAAGAAGTATTGGAAGAAATAAAAAATGGACAAAATTCCATTGATGAATCAATTGATCAAATTTCTGAGGTGAAGGAAGATACAAAAGAAGTAGGCGTTGTAATTGAAAGACTAGGAAAGAGATCTGAGGAAATTGGTAAAATTGTTGAACTTATCCAAAATGTATCGAATCAAACTAATTTACTTGCTCTAAATGCAGCGATAGAAGCGGCTAGAGCTGGAGAGGCTGGAAAAGGCTTTTCTGTTGTTGCAGACGAAATTAGAAAATTAGCTGAAGAGTCTTCTAAAGCCACTGTTAATATCGACGAATTGATTAGCATTATACAGAAAGATGTTAATTCGGCTGTTGAAAAAATGGGTACTAGCGCTGATAAAGTTAATCAAAGTTCAGTGAAAATCAATGAAAATGGAGCCATATTTGATCGAATCAGTCAAGAAATAAGTCATTTGATAGATACTATTTTTGAAAGTGTTGAAAAAATTCATCAGGTTGCTGAAACTAGTCGAAGCATAGAATCTGAAGTGAATACTATTAATGGAATAAGCCAGGATTTTGCTGAAAACTCAGAAGTAGTTGCTGCTTCCAGCGAAGAACAAATTGCTTCTACAGAAGAAATTGTATCTTCCGCTAAAAAGTTGACGGAAATGGCAGAAGATTTAGCGCAAACCTCGAATAAATTTACTATTTAA
- the rpsF gene encoding 30S ribosomal protein S6 encodes MNKYELMYVMKPATEEAEREALLEKYKGIIEKADGQVDNIEEWGLRKLAYEIKKETEGFYMLMNFQSDVDVPKELDRNMKIADEVIRHMITRIEE; translated from the coding sequence GTGAATAAATACGAATTAATGTACGTGATGAAACCCGCTACAGAAGAGGCGGAAAGAGAAGCGTTACTGGAAAAGTACAAAGGCATTATTGAGAAAGCCGACGGACAAGTGGACAACATTGAAGAATGGGGTCTGCGTAAGTTAGCTTACGAAATTAAAAAAGAAACAGAAGGTTTCTACATGCTGATGAACTTTCAATCCGACGTGGACGTTCCGAAAGAGTTGGATCGTAACATGAAGATCGCAGACGAAGTAATCCGCCATATGATCACCAGAATCGAAGAGTAG
- a CDS encoding single-stranded DNA-binding protein, whose amino-acid sequence MNTVILIGNLARDPELRYTANGKAVTNLTVAVNRGYGKNNEADFIRVVVWEKQAENCANYLAKGRKVAVQGRLQVSSYEAKDGSTRYNTDVVANVIEFLGGDNSSTGSSQAMQRTSSPEASSDFNPEEEINVDDFKAMDDDEDLPF is encoded by the coding sequence GTGAATACAGTTATCCTGATTGGAAATCTGGCCAGAGACCCGGAACTGCGTTATACAGCTAATGGAAAAGCAGTGACAAACTTAACTGTTGCGGTGAATCGTGGCTATGGTAAAAACAACGAAGCGGATTTTATTCGAGTCGTTGTATGGGAGAAACAAGCAGAAAACTGCGCCAACTATCTGGCGAAAGGCCGGAAAGTTGCTGTTCAGGGAAGGCTTCAAGTAAGTTCTTACGAAGCGAAAGATGGTTCAACCCGTTATAATACGGATGTTGTTGCTAATGTTATTGAATTTTTAGGTGGCGACAACTCATCGACAGGATCGTCTCAAGCAATGCAACGTACCAGCAGTCCTGAGGCATCATCTGATTTTAATCCGGAAGAAGAGATTAATGTAGATGACTTCAAAGCAATGGACGATGATGAAGACTTGCCATTCTAA
- the rpsR gene encoding 30S ribosomal protein S18, with the protein MMNRRKKRSKKKICTFCADKKATIDYKDIGRLKKYLTERGKILPRRISGNCAIHQRDITQAIKRSRFMALLPYTVD; encoded by the coding sequence ATGATGAACAGAAGAAAAAAGAGAAGCAAAAAGAAGATTTGTACTTTTTGTGCCGATAAAAAAGCAACCATTGATTACAAAGATATTGGACGATTAAAAAAATATCTGACAGAGAGAGGTAAGATTTTACCTCGCCGAATTAGTGGAAATTGTGCAATCCATCAGCGAGATATTACGCAAGCTATCAAAAGATCCAGATTCATGGCATTGCTGCCATATACAGTGGACTAA
- a CDS encoding glycoside hydrolase family 26 protein produces the protein MIWKKIGTSCITVCVTVILLVSTVVPVQGIETHGIEDSWIILNGERSKASDFESWEDAQEIKVFASEKKELTNHSAGYKLQYPASMEEDFSLSAVRGVLEDDVTKLEIYHDQFSGTIHSANSYISYSRGFLQNRQDHHLRRQEVLKVNGMTVHYLEWDRTPIKAIENDRHHYAKAIFLRNSMEVFTLLFKSQEPMENHWDIIESFELVDRKATPQLHQRYYPMDRDWSLQTQAFYQQYFIDSDELIWGIFEYSAPGDFVDLFRLERRLEYEFPFLLHYKNFEREFPRQELENAREEKRNVVLTLQTKHREDEKNRRVLYDVLEGKHDDHIDMYARELKEFGEPVLFRLNNEMNGDWCVYSAYFSSMDTDIFVASWRYIYERFEKHNLDNVIWVWNPHDLSFPGFQWNHYLMYYPGDEYVDIIGMTGYNPGTYFPGERWKSFVSIYADYYEEYSMLFQQPLMIPEFGSNSVGGDKIAWIWSMFYHMPRYEDIKVAIWWNGIDRDEEGNPGRIYRLDETPEMVETFREGLSRFTSPEPTWRNVVETEEHEEEKE, from the coding sequence ATGATCTGGAAAAAAATAGGAACATCATGCATTACCGTCTGTGTGACGGTGATCCTGCTGGTAAGTACTGTGGTACCTGTGCAAGGCATAGAAACCCATGGAATAGAAGATTCTTGGATCATTCTTAATGGGGAAAGGTCAAAGGCCTCGGACTTTGAATCCTGGGAAGATGCACAGGAAATAAAGGTATTTGCCTCTGAAAAAAAAGAGCTGACAAATCATTCCGCTGGCTATAAACTTCAGTATCCGGCAAGTATGGAAGAAGACTTCTCGCTTTCGGCTGTAAGAGGTGTGCTGGAGGATGATGTCACAAAGTTAGAAATATATCATGATCAGTTTTCAGGAACGATTCATTCAGCAAACAGTTATATTAGTTATAGCCGAGGGTTTTTGCAGAATAGGCAAGACCATCACCTTCGTCGGCAGGAAGTTCTTAAGGTAAACGGTATGACGGTTCACTACCTGGAATGGGACAGAACACCGATAAAGGCGATTGAAAACGACCGGCACCATTATGCAAAAGCTATTTTTCTACGAAATTCAATGGAAGTTTTTACGTTACTATTCAAATCTCAGGAGCCTATGGAGAATCACTGGGATATCATCGAAAGCTTTGAACTCGTAGATAGAAAAGCAACTCCACAGCTTCATCAGCGGTACTATCCGATGGACCGCGACTGGAGTTTACAAACACAAGCATTCTACCAACAATACTTTATTGATAGCGATGAGTTAATATGGGGCATATTTGAGTACTCGGCGCCAGGAGATTTCGTTGATCTTTTTCGATTAGAAAGAAGGCTGGAATACGAATTTCCGTTTTTGTTACATTACAAGAATTTTGAACGGGAATTTCCCCGTCAAGAGTTGGAGAATGCCAGAGAAGAAAAAAGAAATGTGGTTCTGACATTACAAACAAAGCATCGAGAAGACGAAAAGAACAGACGGGTACTGTATGATGTTTTGGAAGGGAAGCATGACGACCATATAGATATGTACGCCAGAGAATTAAAAGAATTTGGGGAGCCAGTCCTATTTCGTCTTAATAACGAAATGAATGGAGATTGGTGTGTATACTCAGCCTACTTTAGTTCAATGGATACAGATATTTTTGTTGCTTCCTGGCGATATATTTACGAACGATTTGAGAAACATAATCTGGATAATGTTATATGGGTTTGGAATCCTCATGATTTATCCTTTCCTGGGTTTCAATGGAACCATTACCTAATGTATTATCCGGGAGATGAGTATGTTGATATCATAGGAATGACAGGGTATAATCCAGGTACCTATTTTCCGGGTGAGCGTTGGAAATCTTTTGTCAGTATCTATGCTGACTATTATGAAGAATATAGCATGTTGTTTCAACAGCCACTAATGATCCCGGAATTTGGATCCAACTCTGTTGGCGGAGATAAAATAGCATGGATCTGGTCGATGTTTTATCATATGCCCCGTTACGAAGACATAAAAGTAGCGATATGGTGGAATGGTATTGATCGTGATGAAGAAGGAAACCCAGGGAGAATTTATCGACTAGATGAAACTCCGGAAATGGTTGAAACCTTTCGAGAAGGGTTGAGTCGTTTTACATCACCAGAACCAACATGGCGAAATGTAGTAGAGACAGAAGAACATGAAGAAGAAAAAGAATAA
- a CDS encoding 50S ribosomal protein L25 gives MAVPQLTLVPRETIQDKSVKAARKEGNIPAVVYSKGKPTKEVFADEKEIMRLLNEFGSNRKITLNLNGEKSFAIIKEVQKDYMKNRFIHLDLQALDENVKLSMMMNINILNRDSVEKGDYVLQVQANEVEIEMFPRHMPDSVEVDAALLRDKDNLTMADLNIATDENIEILDDKETVIATLSYIQEISEEESEEVVDAGAVPTVGETEGTAGEE, from the coding sequence ATGGCAGTCCCACAACTGACATTGGTTCCCCGTGAGACCATACAGGACAAAAGTGTAAAGGCCGCTCGTAAGGAAGGTAATATTCCAGCGGTTGTTTACTCTAAAGGCAAGCCCACCAAAGAGGTGTTTGCTGATGAAAAAGAAATAATGAGACTCCTAAACGAGTTTGGAAGTAATCGTAAAATTACACTAAACTTAAATGGAGAGAAAAGCTTTGCGATTATCAAAGAAGTTCAAAAAGACTATATGAAGAACCGATTCATTCATTTAGATCTGCAAGCTTTGGATGAGAACGTAAAACTTTCTATGATGATGAACATCAATATTCTAAATCGTGATTCTGTAGAAAAGGGAGATTACGTTCTTCAGGTGCAGGCTAATGAAGTAGAAATTGAAATGTTCCCAAGACATATGCCGGACAGCGTAGAAGTAGATGCTGCTTTACTAAGAGATAAAGATAATCTTACAATGGCGGATCTGAACATCGCTACTGATGAAAACATTGAAATACTGGACGATAAAGAAACCGTTATTGCAACCCTTTCTTATATTCAGGAAATTTCTGAAGAAGAAAGTGAAGAAGTGGTGGATGCAGGTGCTGTACCAACGGTTGGAGAAACCGAAGGGACAGCAGGCGAAGAATAG
- a CDS encoding GNAT family N-acetyltransferase, translated as MIPGSVGKEKIVFRSYIEVRRVNESDINSVFQIAASVGTGQKDSSQGFLVDNYSSDPTYYKEKFSELAKRLDHFYVAENVTGKNRSQIVGFLIGYTKSQWLEDNPSWLEDVHWHPSFDQERLNDFIVVDKTAIQSYLTGHGIGSELYKRLIKDIRQKNIETMLAETIISPTPNFASLAFRKKQNYHLAGVRYEDYIGETFTDLIYYKDISEF; from the coding sequence ATGATTCCAGGTTCTGTCGGCAAGGAAAAAATTGTTTTTCGCAGCTATATCGAAGTCCGCCGTGTTAATGAGTCAGATATTAATTCGGTTTTTCAAATTGCCGCTTCCGTAGGTACTGGTCAAAAAGATTCTTCTCAAGGGTTTTTGGTAGACAATTACTCTTCCGACCCGACCTATTACAAGGAAAAATTCTCCGAACTAGCAAAAAGGCTTGATCATTTTTATGTCGCCGAAAACGTTACCGGAAAAAATCGAAGCCAAATTGTTGGCTTTTTAATCGGTTACACGAAATCTCAATGGCTGGAAGATAATCCTTCTTGGTTGGAAGATGTTCACTGGCACCCTTCTTTTGACCAGGAACGCCTTAATGATTTTATTGTAGTCGATAAAACAGCTATTCAATCTTACCTTACTGGTCATGGAATCGGAAGTGAACTTTATAAACGCTTAATCAAGGATATTCGTCAAAAGAACATTGAAACCATGTTAGCCGAAACCATTATTAGTCCTACACCTAATTTCGCCTCTTTAGCTTTTCGTAAAAAACAAAATTATCACTTAGCCGGCGTACGGTATGAAGATTATATAGGCGAAACTTTTACAGATTTGATTTATTACAAAGATATTTCTGAATTTTAA
- a CDS encoding metal-sensitive transcriptional regulator, translating to MNTEKTPSKHSAEVQKSLLHRLNRVEGQIRGIKKLISNEVYCDDILHQLEASRSALKSIEMVLLESHLKHCVIHQLKKGDVSVVDEVLTTIKKITK from the coding sequence ATGAATACAGAAAAAACGCCATCAAAGCATTCGGCAGAGGTACAAAAGAGCTTATTGCATCGCTTAAATCGGGTAGAGGGACAGATACGTGGTATAAAAAAACTTATTAGTAATGAAGTTTACTGTGATGATATACTCCATCAGTTGGAGGCGTCCAGATCGGCGCTTAAATCCATCGAAATGGTATTATTAGAAAGTCATTTGAAGCACTGTGTGATCCATCAACTAAAAAAGGGAGATGTATCTGTGGTGGACGAAGTTCTGACAACGATAAAAAAAATAACAAAATAA